A stretch of Sulfitobacter sp. THAF37 DNA encodes these proteins:
- a CDS encoding polyprenyl synthetase family protein, which produces MNIATKAKPHDRLAAYLTEDMAAVGALIRERMASKHAPRIPEVTAHLVEAGGKRLRPMLTLAAARMCGYDGPYHVHLAATVEFIHTATLLHDDVVDESAQRRGRPTANLLWDNQSSVLVGDYLFARSFQLMTEPGSMRVMKILSNAAATIAEGEVLQLTAARNLATDEEVYLQVVRGKTAALFSAATEVGGVIAGAPEDQVRALFDYGDALGVAFQIVDDLLDYRGQSNATGKNVGDDFRERKLTLPVIKAVARADAEERAFWVRTFEKGRQEEGDLDTALALLDRHNALAETEQDAMGWADKAKAALQPLPDHPVKAMLSDLADYVVSRIS; this is translated from the coding sequence ATGAATATCGCGACAAAGGCAAAACCGCATGACAGGCTCGCCGCCTATCTGACCGAGGACATGGCCGCCGTCGGCGCCTTGATCCGCGAACGGATGGCATCGAAACATGCGCCGCGCATCCCCGAGGTCACGGCTCATCTGGTCGAAGCGGGCGGCAAGCGCCTGCGCCCCATGCTGACCCTCGCCGCGGCCCGCATGTGCGGCTATGACGGCCCCTACCATGTGCATCTCGCGGCCACGGTGGAGTTCATCCACACCGCCACCCTGTTGCACGACGACGTGGTGGACGAAAGCGCCCAGCGCCGCGGACGGCCGACGGCGAATCTCCTGTGGGACAACCAGTCTTCCGTGCTGGTGGGCGATTACCTTTTTGCGCGGTCTTTCCAGCTGATGACCGAACCCGGCTCCATGCGGGTGATGAAGATCCTGTCCAATGCGGCCGCCACCATCGCCGAGGGCGAAGTGTTGCAGCTGACCGCCGCCCGGAACCTCGCCACCGATGAAGAGGTGTACCTTCAGGTGGTGCGGGGCAAGACGGCGGCGCTGTTTTCAGCCGCGACAGAAGTGGGCGGTGTGATCGCTGGCGCGCCCGAGGACCAGGTGCGCGCGCTGTTCGACTACGGCGACGCGCTTGGCGTGGCGTTTCAGATCGTGGACGATCTGCTGGATTACCGCGGCCAGTCCAATGCCACCGGCAAGAACGTCGGCGACGATTTCCGCGAACGCAAGCTGACCCTGCCGGTGATCAAGGCAGTCGCCAGGGCCGATGCAGAGGAACGCGCCTTTTGGGTGCGCACCTTCGAGAAGGGCCGCCAGGAAGAAGGCGATCTGGACACCGCGCTTGCCCTGCTGGACCGGCACAACGCCCTTGCGGAGACCGAGCAGGACGCGATGGGCTGGGCGGATAAGGCCAAGGCGGCACTGCAGCCCCTGCCGGACCATCCGGTCAAGGCGATGCTGTCCGATCTCGCCGATTACGTGGTCAGCCGGATCAGCTGA
- the phbB gene encoding acetoacetyl-CoA reductase — translation MSRVALVTGGSRGIGAAISKELKDAGYSVAATYAGNDDAAAEFTKETGIKTYKWNVADYESSKNGIAQVESDLGPIEVVVANAGITRDAPFHKMTPEQWHQVIDTNLTGVFNTIHPVWPGMRERKFGRIVVISSINGQKGQFAQVNYAATKAGDLGIVKSLAQEGARANITANAICPGYIGTDMVMAVPEKVRESIIAQIPAGRLGEPEEIARAVKFLVADDAGFINGSTISANGAQFFV, via the coding sequence ATGTCCCGTGTCGCACTTGTAACAGGCGGTAGCCGCGGAATCGGCGCTGCCATCTCGAAAGAACTGAAGGATGCAGGCTATTCCGTCGCCGCGACCTATGCCGGCAATGACGACGCCGCAGCCGAATTCACCAAGGAAACCGGGATCAAGACCTACAAGTGGAATGTGGCCGACTATGAGTCTTCCAAGAACGGGATCGCGCAGGTCGAATCCGACCTCGGCCCGATCGAAGTGGTGGTCGCCAATGCGGGCATCACCCGCGATGCGCCGTTTCACAAGATGACGCCGGAACAATGGCACCAAGTGATCGACACCAACCTGACCGGCGTGTTCAACACCATCCACCCGGTCTGGCCCGGAATGCGCGAGCGCAAGTTCGGCCGGATCGTTGTGATATCTTCGATCAACGGGCAGAAAGGCCAGTTCGCGCAGGTCAACTATGCCGCGACCAAGGCAGGCGATCTGGGCATCGTGAAGTCGCTGGCGCAGGAAGGCGCGCGTGCCAACATCACCGCCAACGCGATCTGTCCGGGCTACATCGGAACGGACATGGTCATGGCGGTGCCGGAGAAGGTCCGCGAATCCATCATTGCGCAGATCCCCGCAGGCCGCCTGGGCGAGCCCGAGGAAATCGCCCGCGCGGTCAAGTTCCTCGTCGCGGATGACGCGGGCTTCATCAACGGCTCCACCATTTCGGCGAATGGGGCGCAGTTCTTCGTCTGA
- a CDS encoding EAL domain-containing protein, with amino-acid sequence MTTRQKHLRADVPADAVSPLVHAVSARDRRTLDMVRDAVAHGETLLAYQPVVSAKAPETIAFYEGLIRVLDATGRVIPAREFMPVIEDTELGRQIDVIALRMGLTALQRHPSLRLSINMSARSIGYKEWSRLLHRVLGRDPTLGERLILEISESSAMTVPELVVDLMDELQPRGVCFALDDFGAGQIAIRYFKDFLFDVIKIDGQFIRGIAHDADNRALTGALVSIARHFDMLTVAENVETARDAATLAALGLDCMQGYHFGAPTTRPGWQAALGRNAAG; translated from the coding sequence GTGACAACCAGACAGAAACACCTACGGGCCGACGTGCCCGCCGATGCCGTCAGCCCGCTGGTCCATGCCGTCAGCGCGCGCGACCGCAGAACGCTCGACATGGTCCGCGACGCCGTCGCGCATGGGGAAACGCTGCTGGCCTATCAGCCTGTGGTCTCGGCCAAAGCGCCCGAAACCATCGCCTTTTACGAAGGGCTGATCCGGGTTCTGGACGCAACCGGGCGTGTCATTCCGGCGCGGGAGTTCATGCCGGTGATCGAGGACACCGAGCTTGGCCGCCAGATCGACGTGATCGCCCTGCGCATGGGGCTGACCGCGTTGCAGCGCCACCCGTCCCTGCGGCTGTCCATCAACATGTCCGCCCGATCCATAGGTTACAAGGAATGGAGCCGCCTGCTCCACCGCGTCCTCGGCCGCGATCCTACCCTGGGCGAACGGCTGATTCTGGAGATCTCGGAAAGCTCGGCCATGACCGTGCCGGAACTGGTAGTGGACCTGATGGATGAACTGCAGCCGCGCGGCGTCTGCTTTGCCCTGGACGACTTCGGCGCAGGTCAGATCGCGATCCGCTATTTCAAGGACTTCCTCTTTGACGTGATCAAGATCGACGGCCAGTTCATCCGTGGTATCGCGCATGACGCGGACAACCGGGCGCTGACCGGGGCGCTGGTATCCATTGCGCGGCATTTCGACATGCTTACCGTGGCCGAAAACGTCGAAACCGCGCGCGACGCCGCCACCCTGGCCGCCCTCGGCCTTGACTGCATGCAGGGATATCATTTCGGCGCACCGACGACCCGGCCCGGCTGGCAGGCCGCGCTGGGGCGAAACGCGGCCGGATAG
- a CDS encoding transcriptional regulator GcvA, whose protein sequence is MVSRLPPLTALSAFDAAARHMSFAKAAEELNVTPAALSFQIKSLEEHLGTALFRRLNRQVELTDAGRALAPDAQAGFETLLRGWRAAQRTQDHQSLTVTAGPAFTAKWLAPRLFQFAQEHPEIELRFSATLRLVDFARDDVDVAIRFGTGPDPGVYSLPLADEWLTPVMLPDLAARYPEPSDLRDAVLIGDESMNFLDPSADWNDWFAALGLPPVKPTGPRFSQADHAVDAALAGIGVVLGRRALVIKELAEGRLVAPYGCALPSGGRFRFLCPEGAENRPQIAAFRDWILREIDKTAHIADAMTILKRAEQT, encoded by the coding sequence ATGGTCAGCCGCCTGCCCCCGCTCACCGCCTTGAGCGCCTTTGATGCCGCCGCGCGCCACATGTCCTTTGCCAAGGCGGCAGAGGAATTGAACGTAACGCCCGCCGCGCTGAGCTTTCAGATCAAATCTCTTGAAGAGCATCTGGGCACCGCGCTGTTCCGTCGCCTGAACCGACAGGTGGAACTGACCGATGCGGGCCGCGCACTGGCACCGGATGCGCAAGCCGGGTTCGAAACGCTGTTGCGGGGCTGGCGTGCGGCGCAGCGCACTCAGGACCATCAGTCCCTGACCGTGACCGCCGGACCTGCCTTCACCGCCAAATGGCTCGCCCCGCGCCTGTTCCAGTTCGCACAGGAACACCCCGAGATCGAACTGCGCTTTTCCGCCACGCTGCGTCTGGTGGACTTTGCCCGCGACGACGTTGACGTGGCCATCCGCTTTGGCACCGGGCCTGACCCCGGTGTGTATTCACTGCCGCTGGCCGACGAATGGCTGACACCGGTGATGTTGCCGGACCTCGCCGCGCGCTACCCCGAACCGTCCGACCTGCGCGACGCCGTGCTGATCGGCGACGAATCGATGAACTTCCTGGACCCGTCCGCCGATTGGAACGACTGGTTCGCGGCCCTGGGTCTGCCCCCGGTCAAGCCGACGGGCCCGCGGTTCTCGCAGGCCGACCACGCGGTCGATGCGGCACTGGCAGGCATCGGCGTGGTCCTGGGCCGCCGCGCCCTGGTCATCAAGGAACTGGCGGAGGGCCGTCTGGTCGCCCCCTATGGCTGCGCCCTGCCGTCAGGCGGCCGGTTCCGCTTTCTCTGCCCCGAGGGAGCAGAGAACCGGCCCCAGATTGCCGCCTTCCGGGACTGGATCCTGCGCGAGATTGACAAGACCGCCCATATCGCTGATGCCATGACCATTCTGAAAAGGGCGGAGCAGACATGA
- a CDS encoding DNA-3-methyladenine glycosylase I, with the protein MERCAWAGDDPVYIAYHDTEWGVPEYDSRALWEKLILDGFQAGLSWITILKKRENFRAAFEGFDPHRIAGWGAADVDRLLQDPGIIRHRGKIEAAIANARAWQQIEAREGFAEFVWRYVQGVPLQNRFATQADVPPQTPLSAQVSKDLKKAGFKFCGPTIVYAWMEACGLVNDHIVTCHRHGPVADMALKAEDRLPDLFG; encoded by the coding sequence ATGGAACGCTGCGCATGGGCCGGGGACGATCCGGTATATATCGCCTACCACGACACGGAATGGGGCGTGCCGGAATACGACAGCAGGGCGCTGTGGGAAAAGCTGATCCTGGACGGCTTTCAGGCCGGGCTGAGCTGGATCACGATCCTGAAGAAACGCGAGAATTTCCGCGCCGCCTTTGAAGGGTTCGATCCCCACCGCATCGCCGGATGGGGGGCGGCCGATGTCGACCGTCTGTTGCAGGATCCGGGCATCATACGCCACAGGGGCAAGATCGAGGCGGCCATCGCCAACGCCCGCGCCTGGCAGCAGATCGAGGCCCGCGAAGGGTTTGCGGAATTCGTGTGGCGCTACGTGCAGGGCGTGCCGCTGCAGAACCGATTTGCCACGCAGGCGGACGTCCCGCCGCAGACACCGCTGTCGGCGCAGGTGTCGAAGGACCTCAAGAAGGCGGGTTTCAAGTTCTGCGGTCCCACCATCGTCTATGCCTGGATGGAGGCCTGCGGATTGGTCAACGATCACATCGTGACCTGCCACCGGCACGGGCCGGTGGCGGACATGGCACTAAAGGCTGAGGATCGCCTGCCGGATCTCTTCGGGTGA
- a CDS encoding DMT family transporter yields the protein MTRTTATAVGFIAVLMWALLALFTVGSEPTPPLLLNALCFAIAGALGLLWVAATGTMAALRRVPMRVYVFGTLGLFGYHALYFSALRLAPAAEAGLIAYLWPLLIVIFSGLLPGERLRSGHMLGALLGFAGAALIITGGGLGFSPEHLPGYMLALLCALTWSSYSVLSRLVGYAPTASVTVFCLASAALSLPLHLLLEDTVLPDTALGWAAILGLGVGPVGLAFFVWDIGVKQGDIQLLGTSSYAAPLLSTVVLVIAGVAAPSFTLLWAALLITGGAGVAAYTSMKRR from the coding sequence ATGACCCGGACAACCGCGACCGCCGTGGGTTTCATTGCGGTCCTGATGTGGGCGCTGCTCGCCTTGTTTACCGTCGGCTCCGAACCGACACCGCCGCTGCTGCTCAACGCCTTGTGTTTCGCCATCGCTGGCGCGCTGGGGCTGCTCTGGGTGGCGGCCACCGGCACGATGGCGGCGCTGCGACGCGTCCCGATGCGGGTCTACGTTTTCGGGACGCTGGGGCTGTTCGGGTATCATGCCCTTTACTTTTCGGCCCTGCGGCTGGCCCCTGCGGCCGAGGCCGGGCTGATCGCCTATCTCTGGCCGTTGTTGATCGTGATCTTTTCAGGCCTCCTGCCGGGCGAACGGCTGCGCAGCGGCCACATGCTGGGCGCGCTGCTGGGGTTCGCCGGGGCGGCGCTGATCATAACCGGCGGCGGCCTGGGGTTCTCGCCCGAACATCTGCCGGGCTACATGCTGGCCCTGCTCTGCGCGCTGACATGGTCCAGCTATTCCGTTCTGTCGCGGCTGGTGGGCTATGCGCCGACTGCATCGGTCACGGTCTTCTGCCTGGCCTCCGCCGCGCTGTCGCTGCCGCTGCACCTGCTGTTGGAAGACACGGTATTGCCCGACACGGCCCTGGGCTGGGCGGCAATCCTCGGCCTGGGTGTCGGCCCCGTCGGGCTGGCGTTCTTTGTCTGGGACATCGGGGTCAAGCAGGGCGACATCCAGTTGCTGGGAACCAGTTCCTACGCGGCCCCGCTGCTGTCGACGGTCGTACTGGTCATCGCCGGGGTCGCCGCCCCCAGTTTCACGTTGCTGTGGGCGGCTTTGCTGATTACGGGCGGCGCAGGTGTGGCCGCCTATACGAGCATGAAAAGGCGCTAG
- a CDS encoding response regulator, whose amino-acid sequence MPETMNSVRGCRKRILVLDDEALILMDLEFSLADAGFTPVTASSAERALALIEEDRPDAAVLDVNLGRGNTCEPVAARLKDIGVPFVLHTGDLDRQGEMVTRFEVPIVAKPSSPEEIRQAILSL is encoded by the coding sequence ATGCCCGAAACGATGAACAGTGTGCGGGGTTGCCGAAAGCGAATACTCGTCCTTGATGACGAGGCGCTGATCCTGATGGACCTTGAGTTTTCCCTGGCGGATGCCGGGTTCACCCCCGTCACTGCAAGCTCGGCGGAGCGCGCACTCGCCCTTATCGAGGAGGATCGGCCCGATGCCGCGGTGCTCGATGTGAACCTGGGGCGGGGCAACACCTGCGAGCCGGTCGCGGCCAGGCTCAAGGATATCGGCGTCCCCTTCGTGCTGCATACCGGCGATCTGGATCGCCAGGGCGAGATGGTGACACGGTTCGAAGTCCCCATCGTGGCCAAACCGTCCTCACCCGAAGAGATCCGGCAGGCGATCCTCAGCCTTTAG
- a CDS encoding YdcH family protein has product MAFDAHLETLKRKHKAMSDAVEHAQRSPGIDDLEVATMKKEKLRLKEEIARLSA; this is encoded by the coding sequence ATGGCTTTTGACGCGCATCTGGAGACCCTGAAGCGGAAACACAAGGCGATGAGCGATGCGGTGGAGCATGCACAGCGCTCGCCCGGCATTGATGATCTTGAAGTGGCTACCATGAAAAAGGAAAAACTGCGCCTGAAGGAAGAAATCGCGCGCCTTTCGGCCTAG
- a CDS encoding PAS domain-containing protein, whose amino-acid sequence MSEDEKRQAHRAFDDSPKRFREKHADDQFSGASGVLFEQAMAQTRMAICLSDPNAEDSPIVFANRAFIELTGYDEQEIVGRNCRFLQGPETDPAAVRRIRTALESESVIVVELVNYRKNGEKFWNALHLGPIYNENNELLYYFGSQWDVSDVHAARAEEANAKAMSRELSHRMKNMFSVIASIVSITGRMEGAPQIADTINQRIRALGRAYEPTLDDARLGAIEVGQAVRSVLSPYDPEQERIEFDGNGLRAEANVVSILGLSLHELASNAMKYGALAGDHGRVRVAWRLDGDTAVGEARRLSLEWTETGGATPERRESSGGTGHSIVETLLRSADGGIEYDWRPEGLHAHITLPLIY is encoded by the coding sequence ATGAGTGAAGATGAGAAAAGACAGGCACACCGGGCATTCGACGACAGCCCGAAGCGTTTTCGCGAGAAACATGCCGACGACCAGTTTTCCGGAGCCTCCGGGGTTCTGTTCGAACAGGCCATGGCCCAGACCCGTATGGCGATCTGTCTGTCGGACCCCAATGCCGAAGACAGCCCCATCGTCTTTGCGAACCGCGCCTTCATCGAGCTTACGGGCTACGACGAGCAAGAGATCGTAGGCCGCAACTGCCGGTTCCTGCAGGGGCCGGAGACCGATCCGGCGGCGGTCCGGCGCATTCGCACCGCGCTGGAAAGCGAATCCGTCATCGTTGTCGAACTGGTGAACTACCGCAAGAACGGCGAGAAATTCTGGAACGCGCTGCACCTCGGTCCGATCTACAACGAAAACAACGAACTGCTCTATTATTTCGGCAGCCAGTGGGACGTCTCGGATGTGCATGCCGCGCGCGCCGAGGAAGCGAACGCCAAGGCGATGTCGCGCGAGCTGTCGCACAGGATGAAGAACATGTTCTCGGTGATCGCCTCCATCGTCTCGATCACGGGCCGGATGGAGGGGGCGCCCCAAATCGCGGATACCATCAACCAGCGCATCCGCGCCCTGGGCCGCGCCTATGAACCCACGCTGGACGACGCCCGCCTCGGCGCAATCGAGGTCGGACAGGCGGTCCGGTCGGTGCTGTCGCCCTACGACCCCGAACAGGAACGGATCGAGTTCGACGGGAACGGCCTGCGGGCCGAGGCCAACGTGGTGTCGATCCTGGGCCTTTCCCTGCATGAACTGGCCAGCAATGCGATGAAATACGGCGCCCTGGCCGGGGATCACGGCAGGGTCAGGGTCGCCTGGCGGCTGGACGGGGATACCGCCGTCGGCGAGGCCCGGCGGTTATCGCTGGAATGGACGGAAACCGGGGGCGCCACGCCGGAGCGCCGCGAAAGCTCCGGCGGCACCGGACACAGCATCGTGGAAACGCTGCTGCGCTCTGCCGACGGTGGAATTGAATACGACTGGCGGCCCGAAGGGCTACACGCCCACATTACCTTGCCGCTGATATACTAG
- a CDS encoding patatin-like phospholipase family protein, whose amino-acid sequence MSAPKSHAFEQLVCSGGGTRCCWQGGWLDVVRDEIGLNPDRITGVSGGAGTAAGFITRRGRMFLDGLCSAFSDLESNMDPHAIGEDGWSPHQRMYREVAADIFDASAMAEVADGPPFQILIGHPPAGALARLTGTAATLAYEAELHLIGSPHFDWAEKIGVTSTLVDARQAAAEGKLAELICAAAVIPPLFEPPLWDGKPVIDGGMADQAPMPQPDQGRTLILLTRPYDRIPQIEQRSYISPTKRSRPTRSTLPTRPSCAGHGKPAKRTGANTCQSSAMAQIEQRVSLRCCQAMTSRLNGLWLKQNCV is encoded by the coding sequence ATGTCTGCACCGAAGTCTCACGCATTTGAACAACTGGTCTGCTCGGGCGGCGGGACGCGCTGTTGCTGGCAGGGCGGCTGGCTGGACGTCGTGCGGGACGAGATCGGCCTGAACCCGGACCGCATCACCGGCGTCAGCGGCGGCGCGGGAACCGCGGCTGGCTTCATCACCCGGCGCGGCAGGATGTTTCTAGATGGCCTGTGCAGCGCATTCAGCGATCTGGAAAGCAACATGGACCCCCACGCCATCGGCGAGGACGGATGGAGCCCGCACCAGAGGATGTACCGCGAGGTTGCCGCCGATATCTTCGACGCGTCCGCCATGGCGGAGGTGGCCGATGGCCCGCCATTTCAGATATTGATCGGCCACCCGCCCGCAGGGGCGCTGGCGCGGCTGACGGGCACCGCGGCGACACTGGCCTATGAGGCCGAGCTGCACCTGATCGGCAGCCCCCATTTCGACTGGGCGGAAAAGATCGGCGTGACGAGTACGCTGGTCGACGCGAGGCAGGCCGCGGCGGAAGGCAAGCTGGCCGAACTGATCTGCGCCGCCGCCGTGATCCCGCCCCTGTTCGAGCCGCCGCTTTGGGACGGCAAGCCGGTGATCGACGGCGGCATGGCCGACCAGGCCCCGATGCCGCAGCCGGATCAGGGACGTACGCTGATTCTGCTGACCCGCCCCTACGACCGGATCCCCCAGATCGAACAACGCAGCTACATCAGTCCGACGAAGAGGTCGAGGCCGACAAGATCGACTTTACCGACCCGTCCAAGCTGCGCCGGACATGGGAAGCCGGCGAAGCGGACGGGCGCAAATACCTGTCAAAGCTCAGCGATGGCACAAATTGAACAGCGCGTGTCCCTTCGCTGTTGCCAAGCCATGACAAGCCGCCTAAACGGGTTGTGGTTGAAACAAAATTGCGTCTGA
- a CDS encoding acetyl-CoA C-acetyltransferase, with protein sequence MTNVVIASAARTPVGSFGGSFANTPAHDLGAAVLRELIARAGVDAADVSETILGQVLTAAQGQNPARQAHINAGLPTESAAWSINQVCGSGLRAVALAAQHIQLGDASIVAAGGQENMTMSPHAQNLRAGQKMGDLQFIDTMIKDGLWDAFNGYHMGQTAENVAEKWQISRDAQDEFAVASQNKAEAAQKAGKFQDEIVAFTVKGRKSDTVVDSDEYIRHGATIEAMQKLRPAFTKDGSVTAANASGLNDGAAGALLMSADEAEKRGIEPLARIASYATAGLDPSIMGVGPIYASRKALEKAGWKPEDLDLVEANEAFAAQACAVNKDMGWDPSIVNVNGGAIAIGHPIGASGARILNTLLFEMKRRGAKKGLATLCIGGGMGVAMCLERP encoded by the coding sequence ATGACCAATGTCGTCATTGCATCTGCCGCGCGCACGCCTGTGGGCAGCTTTGGAGGTTCATTCGCCAACACGCCGGCCCATGATCTGGGCGCCGCCGTGCTCCGGGAACTCATCGCCCGTGCGGGCGTCGATGCTGCCGACGTGTCGGAAACGATCCTTGGCCAGGTGCTGACCGCCGCACAGGGCCAGAACCCTGCCCGCCAGGCCCATATCAACGCCGGTCTGCCGACCGAATCCGCCGCATGGTCCATCAACCAGGTCTGCGGCTCCGGTCTGCGCGCCGTGGCACTGGCGGCCCAGCACATCCAGCTTGGGGATGCGTCCATCGTCGCGGCGGGCGGTCAGGAAAACATGACCATGTCGCCGCACGCGCAGAACCTGCGCGCAGGTCAGAAGATGGGCGACCTGCAATTCATCGACACGATGATCAAGGACGGTCTGTGGGACGCCTTCAACGGCTACCACATGGGCCAGACCGCCGAAAACGTCGCCGAGAAATGGCAGATCAGCCGCGACGCGCAGGACGAATTCGCCGTCGCATCGCAGAACAAGGCCGAAGCCGCCCAAAAGGCCGGGAAATTCCAGGACGAAATTGTCGCCTTCACGGTCAAGGGCCGCAAGAGCGACACGGTTGTCGACAGCGATGAATACATCCGCCACGGCGCCACGATCGAAGCCATGCAGAAACTGCGCCCCGCCTTCACCAAGGACGGCTCCGTGACCGCGGCCAACGCCTCGGGCCTCAATGACGGTGCCGCCGGTGCCCTGCTGATGAGCGCGGATGAAGCCGAGAAGCGCGGCATCGAACCGCTGGCCCGGATTGCATCCTATGCCACTGCCGGTCTGGACCCGTCGATCATGGGGGTCGGCCCGATCTACGCCAGCCGCAAGGCGCTGGAAAAGGCCGGCTGGAAGCCCGAGGACCTGGATCTGGTGGAAGCCAACGAAGCCTTCGCCGCACAAGCCTGTGCCGTGAACAAGGACATGGGCTGGGATCCGTCGATCGTCAACGTCAACGGCGGCGCCATCGCCATCGGCCACCCGATCGGTGCCTCGGGGGCGCGCATCCTCAACACCCTGCTGTTCGAAATGAAGCGCCGCGGTGCCAAGAAAGGTCTTGCAACCCTGTGTATCGGCGGTGGCATGGGTGTCGCCATGTGTCTCGAACGCCCCTGA
- a CDS encoding DUF2007 domain-containing protein — translation MKELLRSTDMTTIAFATALLRGEDIDCFEMDVNMSVLEGGIGIFPRRLMVHPDDHDAALRVLRDNDIPLGL, via the coding sequence ATGAAGGAACTTCTGCGCAGCACCGACATGACGACCATCGCCTTTGCCACCGCCCTTCTCAGGGGGGAGGATATAGACTGCTTTGAGATGGACGTAAATATGAGCGTGCTCGAAGGCGGCATCGGGATATTTCCACGACGGCTGATGGTCCATCCCGACGATCACGACGCCGCCCTGAGGGTGCTGCGCGACAATGATATCCCCCTTGGCCTGTGA
- a CDS encoding tRNA1(Val) (adenine(37)-N6)-methyltransferase → MTPADDNDLTRDAFLGGRLHLWQPRQGYRAGVDAVLLAASIPATSGQRVLELGCGAGTAIMCLNSRVSGLHLAAVELQADMAELARCNGGDALEVFTADVADLPVALRQRQFDHVLANPPYYDRGASVRSDHAAREAAHGESTPLATWVKVAAKRLAPKGQAHFIQRIERLPDLIRALPGDLGSVEVLPLAAREGRAPERVILRARKNGRGAFRLHPALALHAGAQHSEANKDYVPAVQAALRNGAALRF, encoded by the coding sequence GTGACCCCGGCGGACGACAACGACCTGACCCGTGATGCCTTTCTCGGCGGCAGGTTGCATCTGTGGCAGCCGCGGCAAGGCTACCGCGCGGGCGTGGACGCGGTGCTGCTGGCGGCCAGCATTCCGGCCACAAGCGGACAGAGGGTGCTGGAGCTGGGCTGCGGCGCCGGGACCGCGATAATGTGCCTGAATTCAAGGGTTTCGGGTCTGCATCTCGCGGCAGTCGAACTGCAGGCCGACATGGCCGAGCTGGCCCGCTGCAACGGAGGGGACGCGCTGGAGGTGTTCACGGCGGATGTTGCCGACCTGCCCGTCGCGCTGCGCCAGCGGCAGTTCGACCATGTGCTTGCCAATCCGCCCTATTACGACCGGGGCGCGTCTGTCCGGTCGGACCATGCGGCACGGGAGGCCGCGCACGGAGAGAGCACGCCGCTGGCCACCTGGGTCAAGGTTGCGGCGAAACGTCTCGCGCCCAAAGGCCAGGCGCATTTCATCCAGAGGATCGAGCGGCTGCCGGATCTGATACGTGCGCTTCCGGGCGACCTCGGTTCGGTCGAGGTGTTGCCGCTGGCCGCCCGTGAGGGCCGCGCCCCCGAGCGTGTGATCCTGCGCGCCCGCAAGAACGGGCGCGGCGCGTTCCGCCTGCATCCGGCGCTGGCCCTGCACGCCGGCGCGCAACATTCCGAGGCGAACAAGGACTATGTTCCAGCCGTGCAGGCGGCCCTGCGGAACGGTGCGGCGCTGCGCTTTTAA